The DNA region TCCACACTCGCCAAGCAATATAGAAATTGATTAGGGCAATGAGAGTATTTATGGCTACGACGACTGGGATCATTTTTTAGCTTCTGACAAAAAACTCATCTAATTTTGTTCTGAACTTACATCTTGCACCATTCTCAACAATACCTGAGAAACCGGGTTGCTTAACGAAATATGTACGCTTTCAGATTTAACTATTTGCAGGAAACCCGGTTTCTAAACCTGGTGCAAGATGTGAGTTAAGGTTCATCTTTCACTTCTATAATGATAACTCGATAAGAAATAAAAATATCCAATACCATACAAGTAACGCCGCCTAGAACGAGAAACATACCACCTGTAAATAAATAGAGTGGCAACCCCTGAATTAAATTAGTATAAAAAAAGAAATTTATCCCGATGGATAAGGAAGTTAAAACGAAGCAAATTACCGCTAAAACCTGACACATAATTGCATTGCGAACAAACCATGCAGCTCGCAATAATATATTTACTTGTGTGATGATGTGCAACAATCTAATATTGTCAGACTCATCAATTTGACCTTGTTTGGTCATAAGTTTATTCAGGTTTCGCTTTTCATCATTCAATAACCTGATGCGAGTTAAAAGAGCTATATACCTGGCACT from Aerosakkonema funiforme FACHB-1375 includes:
- a CDS encoding DUF2721 domain-containing protein, producing MDGNAITSTQAIQAILAPAVMISSSALFFLGLSARYIALLTRIRLLNDEKRNLNKLMTKQGQIDESDNIRLLHIITQVNILLRAAWFVRNAIMCQVLAVICFVLTSLSIGINFFFYTNLIQGLPLYLFTGGMFLVLGGVTCMVLDIFISYRVIIIEVKDEP